The Flavobacterium sp. 123 genome contains a region encoding:
- a CDS encoding superoxide dismutase family protein, with product MKKIILTTAVVFAIIIGCKTNTKSADTKELNIAFESKSNSTVSGTATFVEKKGKVTFVAKLAGLKPGIHAIHIHEKSDCTAADGSSAGGHWNPTFKNHGKWGVGEYHKGDIGNFTADEKGNGTITLTTDEWCIGCGDASKDILGKGLIVHQGADDFTTQPSGNSGARVACSAIIK from the coding sequence ATGAAAAAAATAATCCTCACTACCGCTGTCGTTTTTGCTATTATTATTGGATGCAAAACGAATACAAAATCAGCTGACACTAAAGAATTAAATATTGCTTTTGAATCAAAAAGTAATAGCACTGTTTCTGGAACCGCAACTTTTGTAGAGAAAAAAGGAAAAGTAACTTTTGTTGCTAAATTAGCTGGTTTAAAACCAGGTATTCACGCTATCCATATTCATGAAAAATCAGACTGTACAGCCGCAGATGGAAGTTCGGCTGGTGGACATTGGAATCCAACTTTTAAAAATCATGGAAAATGGGGAGTTGGAGAATATCACAAAGGCGATATAGGAAACTTCACAGCAGATGAAAAAGGGAATGGAACTATAACGCTAACAACAGATGAATGGTGCATAGGATGTGGTGATGCCTCAAAAGATATTCTTGGAAAAGGATTAATTGTTCATCAAGGTGCTGATGATTTTACTACTCAACCATCTGGAAATTCAGGCGCAAGAGTAGCTTGTTCTGCTATAATTAAATAG
- a CDS encoding acyl-CoA dehydrogenase family protein: MSDKTRGGQFLVKETKCEDIFTPEDFSDEQLMMRDSVKEFVDKEIWPNKNRFENKDYAFTEESMRKAGELGLLGVAVPEAYGGLGMGFVSTMLVCDYISGATGSFSTAFGAHTGIGTMPITLYGTEEQKQKYVPKLASGEWFGAYCLTEPGAGSDANSGKTKAVLSDDGTHYKITGQKMWISNAGFCSLFIVFARIGDDKNITGFILENTTDNGISMGEEEHKLGIRASSTRQVFFNETKIPVENMLSERGNGFKIAMNALNVGRIKLAAACLDAQRRVTTGGIKYANERMQFNTPIAQFGAIRYKLAEMATSCYAGESASYRAAKDIEDRIAIREAEGATHQEAELKGVEEYAIECSILKVAVSEDVQNCADEGIQIFGGMGFSEDTPMESAWRDARIARIYEGTNEINRMLSVGMLIKKAMKGHVDLLGPASKVQEELMGIPSFDTPDYSELFAEEKEMVGKLKKAFLMVAGGAVQKYGPDLDAHQQLLMAASDILIEIYMAESTLLRTEKLAKKEGEAKVQEQIAMAKLYLYKAVDIVTQKGKESIISFAEGDEQRMMLMGLRRFTKYTNMPNIVALREIITSKLVAENEYCF; encoded by the coding sequence ATGAGCGACAAAACTAGAGGAGGTCAATTCCTTGTAAAAGAAACAAAATGCGAAGATATCTTCACCCCAGAAGATTTTTCTGATGAGCAATTAATGATGCGTGACTCTGTAAAAGAGTTTGTGGACAAAGAAATTTGGCCAAACAAAAATCGTTTTGAAAACAAAGACTACGCTTTTACGGAGGAAAGTATGCGTAAAGCAGGGGAACTTGGACTTCTTGGAGTGGCAGTTCCTGAAGCTTATGGTGGATTAGGAATGGGATTTGTTTCAACAATGCTTGTTTGCGATTATATTTCGGGGGCAACCGGTTCTTTCTCAACTGCTTTTGGAGCACATACTGGAATTGGAACTATGCCAATCACATTGTATGGAACAGAAGAACAAAAACAAAAATACGTACCTAAATTAGCTTCAGGGGAATGGTTTGGTGCTTATTGCTTGACAGAGCCAGGTGCGGGATCTGATGCCAATTCAGGAAAGACAAAAGCTGTTTTATCAGACGATGGAACACATTACAAAATTACAGGTCAGAAAATGTGGATTTCGAATGCAGGTTTTTGTTCGTTGTTTATTGTTTTTGCTCGTATTGGTGATGATAAAAATATTACTGGTTTCATTCTAGAAAATACTACAGACAATGGAATTTCAATGGGAGAAGAAGAGCATAAATTGGGTATTCGTGCCTCTTCAACACGTCAAGTTTTCTTCAATGAAACAAAAATTCCTGTTGAAAACATGCTTTCTGAAAGAGGAAATGGTTTCAAAATAGCCATGAATGCTCTGAACGTAGGACGTATCAAGTTAGCAGCTGCTTGCCTTGACGCTCAACGTAGAGTAACTACTGGCGGAATAAAATATGCAAATGAAAGAATGCAATTTAATACTCCAATCGCTCAGTTTGGTGCTATTCGATATAAACTAGCCGAAATGGCAACTAGTTGTTATGCTGGCGAAAGTGCTTCATACAGAGCTGCAAAAGATATTGAAGATCGAATTGCAATTAGAGAAGCAGAAGGCGCAACACATCAGGAAGCAGAATTAAAAGGAGTTGAAGAATATGCTATCGAATGCTCCATTTTGAAAGTAGCAGTCTCTGAAGATGTTCAAAATTGTGCTGATGAAGGGATTCAGATTTTTGGAGGTATGGGATTTTCAGAAGATACTCCGATGGAAAGTGCTTGGAGGGACGCAAGAATTGCTCGTATTTATGAAGGAACTAATGAAATTAACAGAATGCTTTCTGTTGGTATGCTAATCAAAAAAGCAATGAAAGGTCATGTTGACTTATTAGGACCAGCTTCAAAAGTTCAAGAAGAATTAATGGGAATTCCTTCATTTGATACTCCAGATTATTCAGAATTATTTGCAGAAGAAAAAGAAATGGTTGGTAAATTGAAAAAAGCATTTCTTATGGTTGCTGGTGGCGCTGTTCAAAAATACGGTCCTGATTTAGATGCACATCAACAATTACTAATGGCTGCTTCAGATATTTTGATTGAAATTTACATGGCTGAATCAACCCTTTTGAGAACAGAAAAATTAGCTAAAAAAGAAGGCGAAGCTAAAGTACAAGAGCAAATTGCTATGGCGAAATTATACTTATACAAAGCTGTTGATATAGTAACTCAAAAAGGAAAAGAAAGCATTATCTCATTTGCCGAAGGTGATGAACAACGCATGATGTTAATGGGATTACGTCGTTTTACTAAATATACGAATATGCCAAACATCGTAGCGCTAAGAGAAATTATAACTTCTAAATTAGTAGCCGAAAACGAATATTGCTTCTAA
- a CDS encoding four helix bundle protein, protein MSVKENIIAIKTFDFALSIVNLFTQLKKENEFIISKQILRSATSIGANIEEAIAAQSRKDFINKMSIASKEARETKYWLRLLDKSNLTTISMSNYLIEIEHILNIITKIIKTSQEDNTK, encoded by the coding sequence ATGAGTGTAAAAGAAAATATAATTGCTATAAAAACTTTTGATTTTGCATTATCAATAGTGAATCTTTTTACTCAGCTAAAAAAAGAAAATGAATTCATTATTTCAAAACAAATACTAAGATCTGCAACAAGTATTGGAGCTAATATTGAAGAAGCAATTGCTGCACAATCAAGAAAAGATTTCATTAATAAAATGTCAATTGCCTCAAAAGAAGCCAGAGAAACAAAATATTGGTTGCGTTTATTAGACAAATCCAACCTGACAACAATTTCAATGTCAAATTATTTGATTGAAATTGAACACATATTAAATATAATAACAAAAATTATTAAAACTTCACAGGAAGACAATACAAAATAA
- a CDS encoding acetyl-CoA C-acyltransferase produces the protein MKTAYIVKAYRTAVGKAPKGVFRFKRPDELAAETIAFMMNELPDFDKKRIDDVMVGNAMPEAEQGLNIGRLISLMGLKIEDVPGVTVNRYCASGLETIGMATAKIQSGMADCIIAGGAESMSFIPMGGYKPTPDYAVAKAGNEDYYWGMGLTAEAVAKQYNISRADQDEFAYNSHMKALKAQAEGKFDKQIVPITIEQTFINENGKKESKSYIVNKDEGPRAGTSVEALAGLRPVFAADGSVTAGNSSQMSDGAAFVLIMSEEMVKELNLTPIARLVNFASAGVEPRIMGIGPVKAIPKALKQAGLTLNDIDLIELNEAFASQALAVTRELNLNPDIINVNGGAIALGHPLGCTGAKLSVQLFDEMKRRGSKYGIVSMCVGTGQGSAGIYELL, from the coding sequence ATGAAAACAGCCTATATAGTTAAAGCATACAGAACCGCCGTGGGGAAAGCCCCAAAAGGGGTGTTCAGATTTAAACGTCCTGATGAATTAGCAGCAGAAACCATTGCGTTTATGATGAATGAATTGCCTGATTTTGACAAAAAGCGTATTGACGATGTCATGGTTGGAAATGCGATGCCAGAAGCCGAACAAGGGTTAAACATAGGACGATTAATTTCCTTAATGGGATTAAAAATTGAAGATGTGCCGGGTGTTACTGTAAATAGATATTGCGCTTCAGGATTAGAAACAATTGGGATGGCAACCGCTAAAATCCAATCTGGAATGGCTGATTGTATCATTGCAGGTGGTGCTGAAAGCATGAGCTTTATTCCGATGGGTGGATACAAACCTACTCCTGATTATGCGGTTGCAAAAGCAGGTAACGAGGATTACTATTGGGGAATGGGGCTAACAGCTGAGGCCGTTGCCAAACAATACAACATCTCAAGAGCAGATCAAGATGAATTTGCTTACAACTCACATATGAAAGCCCTGAAAGCACAAGCCGAAGGTAAATTTGACAAACAAATTGTTCCAATCACAATTGAACAAACATTTATTAATGAAAACGGTAAGAAAGAATCCAAATCTTATATCGTAAATAAAGATGAAGGTCCAAGAGCAGGAACATCTGTAGAAGCATTAGCTGGTTTAAGACCTGTTTTTGCTGCTGACGGAAGTGTTACAGCAGGAAATTCTTCTCAAATGAGTGATGGTGCCGCATTTGTTTTAATTATGAGTGAAGAAATGGTCAAAGAATTGAACCTCACTCCTATTGCTCGTTTGGTAAACTTTGCTTCGGCTGGAGTAGAACCACGAATTATGGGAATTGGACCGGTAAAAGCAATTCCAAAAGCCTTAAAACAAGCAGGTTTAACTTTGAATGATATTGATTTAATCGAATTAAATGAAGCATTTGCATCACAAGCATTAGCCGTTACACGCGAATTAAATCTAAATCCTGATATCATTAATGTCAATGGTGGAGCAATTGCTTTAGGCCATCCGCTGGGTTGTACTGGTGCTAAACTTTCTGTACAATTATTTGATGAAATGAAAAGAAGAGGAAGTAAATATGGAATTGTAAGTATGTGTGTGGGAACTGGGCAAGGTTCAGCGGGGATATACGAGTTGTTATAG
- a CDS encoding 3-hydroxyacyl-CoA dehydrogenase/enoyl-CoA hydratase family protein, protein MKRTVKKVAIIGSGIMGSGIACHFANIGVEVLLLDIAPRELTEAEIKKGLTLESKIVRNRLVNEHLANSLKSKPSPIYNQKFANRITTGNTTDDMAKIAAVDWIIEVVVERLDIKKTVFEQIEKFRKPGTLVTSNTSGIPIHFMSEGRSEDFQKHFCGTHFFNPARYLKLFEIIPGPQTAIEVLDFLTDYGSKFLGKTSVVAKDTPAFIGNRIGIFGIQSLFHLVKEMGLTIEEVDKLTGPVIGRPKSATFRTVDVVGLDTLVHVANGIYENCPNDEAHELFKLPDFITKMMENKWLGSKTGQGFYKKVDKDILSLDLNTLEYRPAKKASFATLELTKTIDKPINRFKVLVKGTDKAGEFYRKSFAGMFAYVSNRVPEISDELYKIDDAMKAGFGWENGPFEIWDAIGVAKGIEIMKAEGLEPAAWVNDMLASGSSSFYSVKEGATFFYNIPTKSQTKVPGQDAFIILNNIRETKKVWGNSGAIIQDLGDGILNLEFQSKMNTIGGDVLQAINKAIDLAEKEHQGLVIGNQGANFSVGANIGMIFMMAVEQEYDELNMAIKMFQDTMMRVRYSGIPVIVAPHGMTLGGGCEMSLHADKVVAAAESYIGLVEFGVGVIPGGGGSKEMTLRASDLFRKNDVELNVLQEYFLTVAMAKVSTSAHEAFDLGILQHGKDIVVVNKDRQIAEAKKHALLMAEAGYTQPIRRNDVKVLGKQALGMFLVGTDQMQAGKYISEHDKKIANKLAYVMAGGDLSEPTLVSEQYLLDIEREAFLSLCTERKTLERIQYMLTKGKPLRN, encoded by the coding sequence ATGAAACGCACAGTTAAAAAAGTTGCAATAATCGGATCCGGAATCATGGGTTCTGGAATTGCGTGCCATTTTGCTAATATTGGAGTTGAAGTATTACTCTTGGATATTGCCCCTAGAGAGCTTACTGAAGCTGAAATAAAAAAAGGATTGACCTTAGAAAGCAAAATTGTTAGAAACCGATTAGTGAATGAGCATTTAGCCAATTCATTGAAATCAAAGCCTTCACCTATCTACAATCAAAAGTTTGCTAATAGGATAACAACAGGAAATACTACGGATGATATGGCTAAAATTGCCGCTGTCGACTGGATTATTGAAGTTGTTGTGGAGCGTTTAGATATTAAAAAAACAGTTTTTGAACAAATAGAAAAATTCAGAAAACCAGGTACTTTGGTTACTTCAAACACCTCAGGAATTCCAATTCATTTTATGAGTGAAGGAAGATCTGAAGATTTTCAAAAACATTTTTGTGGGACACACTTTTTTAATCCTGCACGCTATTTGAAATTATTTGAAATCATTCCTGGACCACAAACTGCAATTGAAGTTCTAGATTTCCTTACTGATTATGGTTCCAAATTCTTAGGTAAAACTTCGGTAGTGGCAAAAGATACTCCTGCATTTATCGGGAATAGAATTGGAATTTTTGGAATCCAAAGTTTGTTTCATTTGGTCAAAGAAATGGGATTAACCATTGAAGAAGTAGATAAGCTGACTGGGCCAGTTATTGGAAGACCAAAATCAGCAACTTTCAGAACCGTTGATGTTGTTGGATTAGACACTTTAGTGCATGTTGCGAACGGAATCTACGAAAACTGTCCAAATGACGAAGCTCACGAGCTATTCAAACTACCTGATTTCATCACAAAAATGATGGAAAATAAATGGTTAGGAAGCAAAACTGGTCAAGGCTTTTATAAAAAAGTAGATAAGGATATCTTGTCTTTGGATTTGAACACTTTAGAATATCGTCCTGCCAAAAAAGCTTCGTTTGCTACTTTAGAATTAACAAAAACCATTGACAAACCTATTAATCGTTTTAAGGTTTTAGTAAAAGGAACGGATAAAGCTGGTGAATTTTACAGAAAAAGCTTTGCCGGAATGTTTGCCTATGTTTCTAATAGAGTACCTGAAATTTCGGATGAATTATACAAAATTGATGATGCGATGAAGGCAGGTTTCGGCTGGGAAAATGGCCCATTCGAAATTTGGGATGCAATTGGTGTCGCAAAAGGAATTGAAATTATGAAAGCCGAAGGTCTTGAGCCTGCCGCTTGGGTGAATGATATGTTAGCTTCAGGAAGTTCTAGTTTTTATTCTGTTAAAGAAGGAGCCACTTTTTTCTACAATATCCCAACAAAATCGCAAACCAAAGTTCCCGGACAAGATGCGTTTATTATTCTGAACAACATTCGTGAAACTAAAAAAGTATGGGGAAATAGTGGTGCTATTATTCAAGATTTAGGAGACGGAATTTTGAATTTAGAATTCCAATCTAAAATGAATACCATTGGTGGTGATGTTTTGCAAGCCATCAACAAAGCCATTGATTTAGCCGAAAAAGAACATCAAGGTTTAGTAATAGGGAATCAAGGAGCTAATTTCTCTGTTGGAGCAAACATCGGAATGATATTTATGATGGCTGTTGAACAAGAATATGACGAATTAAATATGGCTATCAAAATGTTCCAAGATACCATGATGCGCGTACGTTATTCTGGAATTCCAGTAATCGTTGCTCCGCACGGAATGACATTAGGAGGTGGTTGCGAAATGAGTTTACATGCAGACAAAGTAGTTGCAGCAGCCGAGTCCTATATTGGATTAGTCGAATTTGGAGTTGGTGTAATTCCAGGTGGTGGAGGATCAAAAGAAATGACGTTGAGAGCATCCGATTTATTCCGAAAAAATGATGTCGAATTAAATGTTTTACAAGAATATTTCTTAACCGTAGCTATGGCAAAAGTTTCTACATCAGCGCATGAAGCTTTTGACTTAGGAATTCTACAACACGGAAAAGATATAGTTGTTGTTAATAAAGACCGCCAAATTGCCGAAGCTAAAAAACACGCTTTATTAATGGCAGAAGCAGGTTACACACAACCAATTCGCAGAAATGATGTGAAAGTTTTAGGGAAACAAGCTTTAGGAATGTTCTTAGTAGGAACCGACCAAATGCAGGCTGGGAAATACATCTCAGAACACGACAAAAAAATAGCCAATAAACTGGCTTATGTTATGGCTGGTGGCGATTTATCTGAACCAACATTAGTATCGGAACAATATTTACTAGACATTGAACGCGAAGCTTTTTTATCTCTTTGCACAGAAAGGAAAACATTGGAACGCATTCAATATATGTTAACCAAAGGGAAACCGTTAAGAAATTAA
- a CDS encoding MarR family winged helix-turn-helix transcriptional regulator: protein MKDKTIDYILRATWQAVSRMYNEEAAKYGATMATGFALLSMDKEKGTPSTSLGPKMGMEATSLTRTLKSMEEKGLILRKKNPFDGRGVLIYLTEFGKEKRELSKNTVLKFNETVKQHITDEKLQHFIEVAEIINELIQDKNIFNQSENETHS, encoded by the coding sequence ATGAAAGATAAAACAATTGATTACATATTGAGAGCAACTTGGCAAGCAGTCTCAAGAATGTATAACGAAGAAGCCGCTAAATACGGAGCAACCATGGCGACAGGGTTTGCGTTATTAAGCATGGATAAGGAAAAAGGAACACCTTCAACTTCATTAGGACCAAAAATGGGAATGGAAGCAACCAGCCTTACGAGAACTTTAAAATCGATGGAAGAAAAAGGATTAATATTACGAAAGAAAAATCCTTTTGATGGTCGAGGTGTGCTTATATACCTTACGGAATTTGGTAAAGAAAAAAGAGAATTATCAAAGAACACTGTTTTAAAATTCAATGAAACTGTCAAACAACATATAACAGATGAGAAACTTCAGCATTTTATTGAAGTAGCTGAAATCATCAATGAATTAATTCAAGACAAAAATATATTTAATCAATCAGAAAATGAAACGCACAGTTAA
- a CDS encoding proline iminopeptidase-family hydrolase — translation MKLNTLIFAIVALLLFSNCQEKSNNNTVKEGYLDFSKRDDQFTGGIKMIPIKTPKGTFKVWTKTVGNNPKIKVLLLHGGPGLTHELYECFDGYLPNESIEYIYYDQLGSYYSDQPNDNSLWTNERFVEEVEQVRIALGCDRSNFYLLGQSWGGILAMEYALKYQKNLKGLIISNMMASIPEYNAYAQKVLGPQMNPKILKQLQDIEKNNDFDNPKYSELLFKYYYTEHILRKPLEEWPESINRCFKHINPSVYVFMQGHSEFGITGNASLKNWDVKARLKTLSVPTLSIGSKYDTMDPEHMKWIANEVQNGRFLFCPNGSHLSQYDDQKTYFKGLITFLKDVDNGTFNKK, via the coding sequence ATGAAACTAAATACTTTAATTTTCGCAATAGTAGCCCTTTTATTATTTTCTAATTGTCAAGAAAAATCAAATAATAATACTGTAAAAGAAGGGTATTTAGACTTTTCAAAACGTGATGATCAATTTACTGGGGGTATCAAAATGATTCCTATAAAAACTCCAAAAGGAACCTTTAAAGTTTGGACAAAAACAGTTGGGAATAACCCTAAAATTAAAGTTTTATTACTTCATGGTGGACCAGGACTTACACACGAACTTTACGAATGTTTCGATGGATATTTGCCTAATGAAAGTATTGAATACATCTATTACGATCAACTAGGTTCCTATTACAGTGACCAGCCTAATGACAATAGTTTGTGGACTAATGAACGTTTTGTTGAGGAAGTGGAACAAGTTCGAATCGCTTTAGGTTGTGATCGTTCAAATTTTTATTTGCTAGGACAATCCTGGGGAGGAATTCTTGCCATGGAATATGCATTGAAATACCAAAAGAATTTAAAAGGCTTGATAATTTCAAATATGATGGCCAGTATTCCTGAATACAATGCCTATGCTCAAAAAGTTCTTGGACCACAAATGAATCCAAAAATTTTAAAACAACTTCAGGATATTGAGAAAAATAATGATTTTGATAATCCAAAATACAGCGAACTACTTTTTAAATATTATTATACGGAACACATTCTTAGAAAACCTCTTGAAGAATGGCCAGAATCAATAAATAGATGTTTCAAACACATAAATCCTAGTGTATATGTGTTCATGCAAGGGCATAGCGAATTTGGTATTACAGGAAATGCTTCTCTAAAAAATTGGGATGTAAAAGCTAGATTGAAAACATTATCAGTTCCAACACTTAGCATCGGTTCAAAATACGACACTATGGATCCAGAGCACATGAAATGGATTGCTAACGAAGTGCAAAACGGACGATTCTTATTCTGTCCAAACGGAAGCCATCTTTCACAATATGATGATCAGAAAACCTATTTTAAAGGATTGATTACCTTTTTAAAAGATGTTGATAATGGTACTTTCAATAAAAAATAA
- a CDS encoding long-chain fatty acid--CoA ligase: MTNITRLFDFPYYQQEKYVSIPDALVTKQNDVWVKTSTEEYIAKANAVSRALLRMGIEKDDKIAIISTNNRTEWNIMDIGALQTGAQTVPIYPTISEDDYEYILNHSGSIYCFVSDEEVLRKVNLIRYKVPNLKEVYSFNEIQGCKNWNELLQLGEDESNQHLVEERKNKVHSEDLATIIYTSGTTGKPKGVMLSHRNIVSNVINSASRIPFEAGKSRALSFLPICHIFERMILYLYQYYGVSVYFGESIDKISDNIKEVKPTVITAVPRLLEKVYDKIYSKGSELTGIKKKLFFWAIDLGLRYEPYGANGFWYEFQLKIARKLIFSKWKEGLGGNLDLMVSGSAALQTRLARIFAAAEIPVMEGYGLTETSPVISVNDMRNKGFKVGTVGKVIAGVEVKIAEDGEILCKGPNVMMGYFKDEKLTNDVLENGYFHTGDIGEIDAEGFLKITDRKKEMFKTSGGKYIAPQLIENTMKQSRFIEQIMVIGDGQKMPAAFIQPSFEFIKEWAKIHSIEIGTTNEEIVSNAKVIERIQEEVDKLNDKFGNWEKIKRFELTPDIWSIEGGQLTPTLKLRRKIIMEKYIDLFHKIYS; this comes from the coding sequence ATGACAAATATCACTCGCCTTTTTGATTTCCCTTATTATCAACAGGAAAAATATGTCTCAATTCCTGATGCTTTGGTTACAAAGCAAAATGACGTTTGGGTTAAAACATCAACTGAGGAATATATAGCCAAAGCTAATGCTGTGTCAAGAGCGCTATTGCGAATGGGAATTGAAAAAGACGATAAAATTGCCATCATTTCTACTAATAATAGAACCGAATGGAATATTATGGATATTGGTGCGTTGCAAACTGGCGCTCAAACGGTTCCTATTTACCCAACAATTTCTGAAGATGATTATGAATATATTCTAAATCATTCTGGTTCAATTTATTGCTTTGTTTCTGATGAGGAAGTACTTCGAAAAGTAAATCTAATTCGATATAAAGTTCCTAATCTAAAAGAGGTTTATTCCTTCAACGAAATTCAAGGTTGCAAAAACTGGAATGAGTTGCTACAGTTAGGAGAAGATGAAAGTAATCAGCATTTAGTTGAAGAACGCAAAAACAAGGTGCATTCAGAAGATTTAGCAACAATTATATATACATCTGGTACAACTGGGAAACCAAAAGGCGTAATGCTTTCGCATCGTAATATTGTTTCAAATGTGATTAATAGTGCGTCACGTATTCCTTTTGAAGCAGGAAAAAGTCGTGCTCTGAGTTTTCTTCCTATTTGTCATATTTTCGAAAGAATGATATTGTATTTATATCAATATTATGGTGTTTCGGTTTATTTTGGAGAATCTATTGATAAAATAAGTGATAATATAAAAGAAGTAAAACCAACGGTAATTACTGCTGTACCAAGACTTCTTGAGAAAGTATATGACAAAATCTACTCCAAAGGAAGTGAATTGACTGGCATCAAAAAGAAACTTTTCTTTTGGGCTATTGATTTAGGATTACGATATGAACCTTATGGCGCGAATGGTTTTTGGTACGAATTCCAACTTAAAATTGCCCGAAAACTTATTTTCAGCAAATGGAAAGAAGGTTTAGGTGGCAATTTAGATTTAATGGTTTCAGGAAGTGCTGCCTTACAAACTCGACTGGCTCGCATATTTGCTGCAGCTGAAATACCCGTAATGGAAGGATACGGTTTAACCGAGACTTCTCCAGTGATTTCAGTAAATGACATGAGAAATAAAGGATTTAAAGTTGGCACTGTCGGAAAAGTTATTGCTGGTGTAGAAGTAAAAATAGCCGAAGACGGAGAAATTTTGTGCAAAGGTCCAAATGTAATGATGGGCTATTTCAAAGATGAAAAACTGACCAACGATGTTCTTGAAAATGGTTATTTCCATACTGGGGACATCGGCGAAATTGATGCAGAAGGTTTTCTTAAAATTACCGATCGTAAAAAAGAAATGTTCAAAACCTCTGGTGGAAAATATATTGCACCTCAGTTAATAGAAAACACCATGAAACAATCTCGTTTTATTGAACAAATCATGGTTATTGGTGATGGCCAAAAAATGCCTGCCGCTTTTATTCAACCAAGTTTTGAATTTATCAAAGAATGGGCAAAAATTCATTCAATAGAAATTGGAACAACTAATGAGGAAATCGTTTCAAATGCAAAAGTAATTGAGCGTATTCAGGAAGAAGTCGATAAACTAAATGATAAATTTGGTAACTGGGAAAAAATAAAACGCTTTGAATTAACTCCTGATATTTGGTCTATTGAAGGTGGACAGCTAACCCCTACTCTTAAACTTAGACGAAAAATTATAATGGAAAAATACATTGATTTATTCCATAAAATTTATAGCTAG